The segment TTAAGATTTGACTGTTTGAGATTGGCAGACTCTAGATTGACTCCAGCTAAGTTTGCGCCTTCCAAGTTGGCAGCAACATAGGATTTCTTGTAGCCATCTTTAGTTATGAGTAAGTTTCGCACCGCCGGTTGATCTAATAGGGTTTTGCCGACTCTCACTTGGTCAAGCTGATCTGCACCTTGCCAGCAAGTCCGAATCAAGCTTTTAGCACGTAGATCAGTATTTTTCAGTTGAGCTTGCGTGAAAGTGGCATCCGTTAAATCAGCTTTGTAAAACGAAGTGCCAACTAGCGTGGCAAAAGCAACAGCAATCTTACAAACCCAGGCATCTCGCTCATTTCCTTTTATAGATCGCCAGGCAAGATAAGCACTCAGCACAGTAAGTGCGACTATGATGAAAACTGTTCCTGCAGCTACTACTGAAACTACTTGCTCTAGGATAATTGCATATGGAACGGCTACTGTTAGTGCTCCTACAACTATAATTATTGCTACTGCTATTGCAGACATTTTTCCTGCAACAGCAATTGCTCCTGCAACCGTAGTAGTGACTGCAAATGCGGTTCCTATTGCAAATAGAATTGTAACTATTATTACAAATGTAACCATAATTGTACCTGCTACTGCAAATGCCAGTCCTTTTGTGAGTGTTTCTGCAAATGTGATGGCTCCTGCAAATGTCGCTACAACTAGTGTTATGACTATTTCTATTCCCAAAGCAGCAACTAATCCTTGCCGAATAGTAAAGACAAGCACTACTCCCCAAATTAAGATAAAAATACTAGCAGCTATTATTTGTTCAAGACTCGTTAAACTAACACCATCAAAGGTTCCGAAGTGCACTGCCGTTGATCCAGCAAAACCTGCTAGTATTCCAATCAATAATGAGATAGCTATAATAACTGCAGTTAATATTATTACCCAGCGTTTTGGTAACCCGGCTTTTGCCTGACTAAAGTTTGTTCCTTTTAGCGTCGCTTTCCGAAAATTTGTCCCCCGAATATCTGCTTCGCTAAAATCTGCCCCCGATAAATCTGCTCCCTTGAAGGATTCTCCTTGCAGATTGACCCGTTGGAAGTTACGTTCGCCATTGCTGTAGCGTTGCAGTACTTCTTTGGCTTTCATTGCTCTAAAATCTTTAAAGGACCAAAGTGGCTCAAAATTCAATATATAGCCATAATATTACAAAGAAATAGAGTTATACACTCAATTCAAATGAGTCAAGAACAACACTCGTCTGCACAAGCGGTTTTAGATTTTTGGTTTGGTTCTCCCGAAGATGAAAATTATGGCAAGCCACGTCAGGAATGGTTCACGAAAGACCCTGACTTTGACGCAGCGGTCCGATCGCGCTTTCTCTCACTGTATCAACAGGCAGCTAAAGGAGAACTCAATGCCTGGAAAAATTCACCAGAAACCTGTTTAGCGTTGATTATTCTGCTCGATCAATTTCCCCGCAATTTATTTCGGGGGGATCCGAGGATGTTTCAAACGGATGAACAAGCCTTAGTCTTAGCCAAATATGCCCTCAAACATGACTATGATCGACAACTGCTCAATGTCCAACGGTGGTTCATTTATCTCCCGTTTGAACACAGCGAAGATTTAGAAATGCAATACCGAGCGCTGAGTCTCTTTTCTCGCTTAAGAAATGACCCCGATAGTGCGACTGCGATTGATTATGCTGAGCGTCATCTCAAAGCGATTGAAAAGTTTGGACGCTTTCCCCATCGCAATGAAATTTTAGGGCGAGAAAGTACCCCGGAAGAAATTGCTTTTTTACAAAAACCCGGCTCATCTTTTTGAACCTGACTAAAACTCGGTAAGTCGCACGGTAAGATAGGGGGATGTAAACCCTTATCCTGTAACGATTATGTTCATTGCAGCGTTATATTTAGCCTTAGGTGGACTCTATTTACTAGTGATTCCCGGTATGACTTACTTCTATCTGCAGCAACGGTGGTATGTTGCAGGTTCTTGGGAGCGGACATTCATGTACTTCCTGGTGTTTTTCTTCTTTCCGGGGTTACTGTTATTAAGTCCATTTCTCAATTTTCGTCCCAAACGTCGAGAAGTTAAAAGTTAAGCAATTCCCCCAGCTATGGGGGCGAGGAGTTACATCTTATGCGACGAGTAGACGCGATCGCGATTACCTTTGGGGTGTTCATCGCCGGTGGAGTCGCCTATTTGCTACTGCGAGTTTTTGGCTTAAGTTCGCAAAATGCCGGGGTCTGGAGTCAAGCTTTGCTGGTAGCTGGTTTAATCGGTTGGGTCAGTACCTATCTCTTTCGGGTGTTTACCCAAGATATGACCTATAATAAACAACTCCAAGACTATGAAGAAGCAGTGCTGCAAAAACGCTTAGAGGAAATGACCCCAGAAGAGTTGGCGCAACTGCAAAAAGAAGTGGAAGAAGAGAAAGCCGCTGAATCTTCCACGACTCAACAATCAGAAAATAAGAACGAACAATGAACACGGTTTCCCAATGTTTCGAGAATCTCCGCCAAGCCGGAAAATGCGCCTTAATTCCGTTTCTCACCGCCGGCGATCCGGATTTAGACACAACCATCAAAGCTTTAGAAATTCTGGATCGCGCAGGGGCAGATTTAATTGAGTTAGGGGTTCCTTATTCTGATCCGCTTGCGGATGGACCGGTGATTCAAGCTGCTGCTACTCGTGCCCTGAGACGAGGGGTGAAATTGGGAAATGTCTTGGACGTGGTGG is part of the Cyanobacteria bacterium GSL.Bin1 genome and harbors:
- a CDS encoding DUF924 family protein, with product MSQEQHSSAQAVLDFWFGSPEDENYGKPRQEWFTKDPDFDAAVRSRFLSLYQQAAKGELNAWKNSPETCLALIILLDQFPRNLFRGDPRMFQTDEQALVLAKYALKHDYDRQLLNVQRWFIYLPFEHSEDLEMQYRALSLFSRLRNDPDSATAIDYAERHLKAIEKFGRFPHRNEILGRESTPEEIAFLQKPGSSF
- a CDS encoding DUF3007 family protein; translation: MRRVDAIAITFGVFIAGGVAYLLLRVFGLSSQNAGVWSQALLVAGLIGWVSTYLFRVFTQDMTYNKQLQDYEEAVLQKRLEEMTPEELAQLQKEVEEEKAAESSTTQQSENKNEQ
- the ndhL gene encoding NAD(P)H-quinone oxidoreductase subunit L, with amino-acid sequence MFIAALYLALGGLYLLVIPGMTYFYLQQRWYVAGSWERTFMYFLVFFFFPGLLLLSPFLNFRPKRREVKS